In a single window of the Bacillus clarus genome:
- a CDS encoding ABC transporter ATP-binding protein codes for MQGIKRYLQFVKPYRWLIVITIIIGLVKFGIPLIMPWLLKYIIDDVIQGVGTLQEKTSQLITAIGIAFFIFAVLRPPVEYYRQYFAQRIANTVLYDLRKHIFGHLQKLSLRYYSNTKTGEIISRVIHDVEQTKDFVITGLMNVWLDTATIFIAIIVMFSMDIKLTLVALLILPIYAVAVKYFFGRLRKLTRERSQALAIMQGYLHERIQGMQVTRSFALEEYEKGQFEKRNNQFLTKALTHTSWTARTFSAVNTLTDLGPLLVIGFAAYEVIQGSLTLGTMVAFIGYMDSLYSPLRRLVNSSTTLTQSFASMDRVFELLDEKYDIVNVPNAVQPKQLNGEVVFEDVSFRYNMHEKNVLSNLSLAIRPGEKVALVGASGGGKSSLASLIPRFYDVSDGAVYIDGVNVKDYDMRNLRSHIGIVLQDNLLFSDTIQANILYGNPNATKEEVISAAKAAQIHSFIIALPDGYETVVGERGVKLSGGQRQRVAIARVFLKNPSLLILDEATSALDLENERYIQEALQMLAADRTTIIIAHRLATITHVDTIIYVEEGEIKEQGSHEELMKQRGFYYNLYQLQHIKETAPLA; via the coding sequence GTGCAAGGGATAAAAAGATATTTGCAATTCGTAAAACCATATCGATGGTTAATTGTAATTACAATTATTATTGGGCTGGTTAAGTTTGGAATTCCGCTCATTATGCCGTGGTTATTAAAGTATATTATCGATGATGTGATTCAAGGTGTGGGGACGCTTCAAGAGAAAACATCACAATTAATAACAGCGATTGGAATTGCTTTTTTTATTTTTGCAGTACTAAGACCGCCTGTGGAATATTATCGTCAATATTTTGCACAGCGTATTGCAAATACAGTTCTGTATGATTTGCGTAAGCATATTTTTGGGCACTTGCAAAAATTAAGCTTACGTTATTATTCGAATACAAAAACGGGTGAAATTATTTCGCGTGTGATACACGATGTAGAACAAACGAAGGATTTTGTTATTACTGGTCTTATGAATGTTTGGCTTGATACAGCTACAATTTTTATTGCCATTATTGTTATGTTTTCTATGGATATAAAATTAACGCTTGTTGCATTGTTAATTTTGCCAATTTATGCGGTTGCAGTGAAATATTTCTTCGGACGGCTTCGTAAATTGACGAGGGAGCGCTCACAAGCGTTGGCAATAATGCAAGGTTATTTACATGAGCGTATTCAAGGGATGCAAGTCACACGTAGCTTCGCGTTAGAAGAATATGAAAAAGGGCAGTTTGAAAAGAGGAACAATCAATTTTTAACGAAAGCACTAACTCATACGAGTTGGACAGCAAGAACATTTTCGGCTGTGAATACGTTAACGGATCTAGGGCCCTTACTTGTGATTGGATTTGCAGCATATGAAGTAATTCAAGGATCATTAACGCTCGGGACTATGGTAGCTTTTATTGGATATATGGATAGTTTATATAGCCCACTTCGACGTCTCGTAAATTCGTCTACAACATTAACGCAGTCTTTTGCCTCCATGGATCGTGTTTTTGAATTGTTAGATGAAAAATATGATATTGTGAACGTGCCTAATGCAGTACAACCTAAACAGTTAAATGGTGAAGTTGTATTTGAGGATGTCTCTTTTCGCTATAATATGCATGAAAAAAATGTATTATCTAATCTTTCATTAGCTATTCGTCCAGGTGAGAAGGTTGCGCTTGTTGGAGCAAGCGGTGGAGGAAAGTCGTCTCTTGCTAGTCTAATTCCGCGATTTTATGATGTTTCAGACGGTGCTGTTTATATAGATGGCGTAAATGTAAAAGATTATGATATGAGGAATTTACGTAGTCATATTGGAATTGTGTTACAGGATAATTTATTATTTAGTGATACGATTCAGGCCAATATTCTTTACGGAAATCCGAATGCCACAAAAGAAGAGGTAATATCTGCCGCGAAGGCCGCGCAAATTCATAGTTTCATTATAGCGTTGCCAGATGGCTATGAGACGGTTGTTGGAGAGCGAGGGGTAAAATTATCTGGAGGACAAAGGCAGCGTGTAGCAATTGCTCGTGTTTTTCTGAAGAATCCATCCTTGCTCATACTCGATGAAGCAACATCAGCGCTCGATTTAGAAAATGAACGATATATTCAAGAAGCTCTTCAAATGTTAGCTGCTGATCGAACAACAATTATTATTGCGCATCGATTAGCGACGATTACGCATGTTGATACCATTATTTATGTTGAAGAAGGTGAGATAAAAGAACAGGGTTCTCATGAGGAATTGATGAAACAACGTGGATTTTATTATAATTTATATCAACTTCAGCATATAAAAGAAACAGCTCCTTTAGCATAA
- a CDS encoding aromatic acid exporter family protein, producing the protein MKLGARILKTGIAITLALFACMVLKLPSPVFAGISAIFAVQPSVYRSYLTALEQIQANVIGAVFAIAFAFAFGNNPFIIGLTCILVIALTLQLRLENTISIALVTVIAIMEYQGADFFDFALLRFATIMTGIIAASIVNLVFMPPKYETKLYHRIVDNTEEIVKWIRMNSRQASDFTALKTDIDRMKEKMIKLNHYYLLYKEERSYTKKIQFAKIRKLVLFRQMLATTSRALSTLKSLHRTENELRYMPEEFQESIQNELDSLTHYHEQVLLKFIGKAKKQQSVEMLDEVETGKQELIDIFMEYQNKDDEESYKIWLHLFPLISSIINYSEEVEHLDLLVDSFYTYHKPEKELQIDERKEDE; encoded by the coding sequence ATGAAACTTGGTGCTCGCATTTTAAAAACGGGTATTGCCATTACATTAGCTTTATTTGCTTGTATGGTGCTCAAATTACCGAGTCCGGTATTTGCGGGGATTTCAGCAATTTTTGCTGTTCAACCGTCTGTATATCGCTCATATTTGACCGCACTTGAGCAAATCCAAGCAAACGTAATTGGTGCGGTATTCGCTATCGCATTCGCTTTTGCTTTTGGAAACAATCCTTTTATTATTGGATTAACTTGTATATTAGTTATTGCTCTAACACTACAATTACGTTTAGAAAACACAATATCAATCGCTTTAGTAACGGTCATCGCCATTATGGAGTATCAAGGAGCCGACTTCTTTGATTTCGCCCTACTTCGTTTTGCGACTATTATGACCGGAATTATTGCTGCTTCAATTGTAAACTTAGTATTTATGCCGCCAAAATATGAAACAAAACTATATCATCGCATCGTTGATAATACAGAAGAAATTGTAAAATGGATTCGTATGAACAGCAGGCAGGCTTCTGATTTTACAGCATTGAAAACAGATATTGATCGAATGAAAGAAAAAATGATTAAACTAAATCATTATTATTTGCTTTATAAAGAAGAACGAAGTTATACGAAAAAGATACAATTTGCAAAAATTCGTAAACTCGTTTTATTTAGACAAATGTTAGCGACAACGAGTCGCGCTTTAAGTACATTAAAATCATTACATCGTACTGAAAATGAACTACGATATATGCCTGAAGAATTTCAAGAATCGATTCAAAATGAACTCGATTCATTAACTCACTATCATGAACAAGTTTTATTAAAGTTTATCGGTAAAGCAAAAAAACAACAATCTGTTGAAATGCTCGATGAAGTTGAAACAGGTAAACAAGAGTTAATCGATATCTTTATGGAATATCAAAACAAAGACGATGAAGAATCGTACAAAATATGGTTACATCTCTTCCCTCTTATTTCTTCAATTATTAATTATAGTGAAGAGGTTGAGCATTTAGATTTACTTGTAGATAGCTTCTACACATACCATAAACCAGAAAAAGAACTACAAATTGATGAAAGAAAAGAAGATGAATAA
- a CDS encoding glutamate synthase-related protein, translating into MLNKTNTWTPSLFRNYENAEHDACGIVSVMEKQKIPTKDNIDLCIQSLVKMNHRAGFINGEGDGIGIHIDVPKTLWKEKLKNSGYNPAIVDHPHFVVGHFFLNKKENVTDLKDYMRTQVHNENFTIIFESDDMINSDALGPLGKQEEPLFWQVALIAEGESVNLDQTLFSLTIKIEENEAIHVASLSHDHAVYKVLGAGDTLVAYYNDLQHPLIASTMTLGHNRYSTNTLSNFFRVQPFSILGHNGEINTIAKLRDQAEMIDVPLTAGGSDSQDLNRTLETLLVKYNYSLFEAMDVLFPPIINEIKLYETHLQDLYTYIREAWGHFAQGPAGIISRYKDEAVFSVDSLGLRPVWKVETNRSYIFSSEPGVISPTEYVAEPKPLAPGEKVGLKWNNQDELVLYEYDKYQDEVYNRLKKRIDFTNYHLNLSVPESKTIEGLYDSVQVETKQYVAFGWDREHIQLLEQMATKGVEPIRSLGHDSPLAALDADRRNIADFIKESVAVVTNPAIDRDREIEHFSTRTVLGERPSLLGDSKQPFVTELLSPIILEGSLAQSIAKDLDTITYEQLIQQFITHSSVSTISATFSSSETLQDALHRISSEAIVAVKNGVSLLLLDDAKAHQNEHLWIDPHLVISKVHQALTKSKLRRKCSLVIRSGALRSLHDIVTLYGLGADVINPYILFATVNDGTVPPITNLYNALNKGLEKVISTIGIHELRGYGRLFSSIGLHEDIADILQITNFFGSTRLAFSLTSLAEDAKARATDYSNPKVRMRKSFHTFPRIWKAIGDVAKGNSYDDYRDKLSELEGNTPIAIRHLIQAKQMRHVVPTEEVSIRIHNHDLPFIISSMSFGSQNEIAFRAYAEAADRLNMISLNGEGGEIKDMIGKYPHTRGQQIASGRFGVNAELLNSSNLIEIKIGQGAKPGEGGHLPGSKVTAKIAEARNATIGSDLISPSNNHDIYSIEDLAQMITEIKTANHLAKVAVKVPVVPNIGTIAVGIAKAGADFINISGFDGGTGAARIHALQHVGLPVEIGVKAAHNALIEANMRHKVEIWADGGIRSVNDAFKIMLLGANRIGFGTLSMIAIGCTTCRGCHLDTCHVGIATQIESEAQAKEHGLRRFVPRQFENAVSGLLNLFTTFGAELKRLTGQLGYTNLQEIVGRSDLLEQTHGKELLDLHNLLQTLEGSPVTITESTEQQQYKTTDSFHSKELVGVGVEQRVMGGLESCYRVRSKLYENNHLEPLTLKYTNGSVPGNGLGAYNSENLFIHVNGGAQDGIGKTSFGGGIYITKAKGKDGTYYNGSVGKGFGYGAQKGALYVQGNADARAGIRLSGADMIIGGRLTKPLRETEHGNIGSYSNIKGFAFEYMTNGRALVLGDPGPWICAGMTGGVVYLRHDPNLGLTEQALKRRLAKGANVTLQPISKNGMLDVTELLLDYIRVLNEHEQYEEVALLTPLLDNIQLHFFEIIPKKEQADPSISTE; encoded by the coding sequence ATGCTCAATAAAACAAATACATGGACACCGTCTTTATTTCGAAACTATGAAAATGCAGAACATGATGCGTGTGGAATCGTTTCCGTTATGGAGAAACAAAAAATTCCTACAAAAGATAACATCGATCTTTGTATACAATCACTTGTCAAAATGAATCACCGAGCTGGCTTCATTAACGGCGAAGGAGACGGAATTGGTATTCATATCGATGTACCAAAAACACTTTGGAAAGAAAAACTAAAAAATAGCGGATATAATCCAGCGATCGTGGATCATCCCCACTTTGTCGTTGGACATTTTTTTCTAAACAAAAAAGAAAATGTTACCGATTTAAAAGATTATATGCGCACACAAGTACACAATGAAAACTTTACAATTATTTTCGAAAGTGATGATATGATAAATTCCGATGCACTCGGTCCTCTCGGCAAACAGGAAGAACCGTTATTTTGGCAAGTCGCTCTTATTGCAGAAGGCGAAAGTGTAAACCTTGATCAAACGTTATTTTCTTTAACAATAAAAATTGAAGAAAACGAAGCGATTCATGTTGCTTCATTAAGTCATGACCATGCTGTCTACAAAGTTCTTGGTGCCGGCGATACACTCGTTGCTTACTACAATGATCTACAACATCCACTTATCGCTTCAACTATGACACTTGGGCACAATCGTTATTCTACTAATACATTATCTAATTTTTTTCGCGTGCAACCATTTAGCATTCTCGGACATAATGGTGAAATCAACACGATTGCCAAATTGCGCGATCAAGCTGAAATGATTGATGTCCCGCTTACCGCTGGGGGCAGTGATTCTCAAGATTTAAATCGTACTTTAGAAACTCTTCTTGTCAAGTACAACTACAGCTTATTTGAAGCAATGGACGTATTATTCCCACCAATTATTAATGAGATAAAATTATACGAAACACATTTACAAGACTTATACACGTATATACGCGAAGCATGGGGCCATTTCGCACAAGGTCCTGCTGGAATTATTTCACGCTATAAAGACGAGGCTGTTTTTAGTGTTGATTCACTCGGTTTACGTCCAGTCTGGAAAGTAGAAACAAATCGTTCCTATATTTTTTCCTCTGAACCTGGTGTTATATCACCAACTGAATATGTAGCAGAGCCAAAACCGCTCGCTCCTGGAGAAAAAGTAGGTTTAAAGTGGAATAATCAAGATGAGCTAGTTCTCTATGAATACGATAAATACCAAGATGAAGTATATAACCGTTTAAAAAAGCGAATTGATTTTACAAATTATCATTTAAATTTATCTGTTCCAGAATCAAAAACAATCGAAGGATTATATGATTCAGTTCAAGTTGAAACAAAGCAATACGTTGCTTTCGGCTGGGATCGAGAACATATTCAACTCCTTGAGCAGATGGCAACAAAAGGCGTTGAACCAATTCGCTCACTCGGGCATGATTCACCACTCGCGGCACTCGACGCAGATAGACGAAACATTGCCGATTTCATTAAAGAAAGTGTAGCTGTTGTTACAAATCCAGCCATTGATCGCGATCGAGAAATCGAGCACTTCTCTACACGTACTGTACTCGGCGAACGTCCAAGTTTACTAGGTGACTCTAAGCAGCCGTTTGTAACTGAACTGCTTTCACCAATTATTTTAGAAGGAAGTTTAGCTCAATCTATTGCCAAAGATTTAGACACCATCACATATGAACAGCTTATACAGCAATTTATTACTCATAGCTCTGTCTCTACAATCTCTGCTACATTTAGCTCATCCGAAACTTTGCAAGATGCATTACATCGAATTAGTTCTGAAGCGATAGTAGCCGTTAAGAATGGTGTTTCTCTTCTATTATTAGATGATGCGAAAGCGCATCAAAATGAACATTTATGGATTGATCCACATTTAGTTATTTCTAAAGTACATCAAGCATTAACTAAAAGTAAATTACGCCGAAAATGTTCTCTCGTTATACGATCTGGTGCACTACGTTCCTTACACGATATTGTTACGTTATACGGATTAGGCGCAGATGTTATTAATCCGTACATATTGTTTGCAACTGTGAACGACGGAACGGTACCCCCAATTACTAACTTGTATAACGCATTAAATAAAGGATTAGAGAAAGTAATTTCAACGATTGGAATTCATGAGTTACGCGGTTATGGTCGTCTCTTCTCCTCTATTGGATTGCACGAAGATATCGCGGATATATTACAAATCACAAATTTCTTCGGTTCAACCCGCTTAGCATTTTCACTTACATCACTTGCTGAAGATGCAAAAGCAAGAGCGACTGATTATAGCAATCCAAAAGTTAGAATGCGGAAATCATTTCACACATTCCCGCGCATTTGGAAAGCAATTGGTGATGTTGCAAAAGGAAACTCTTACGATGATTATCGTGATAAATTAAGTGAATTAGAGGGAAATACCCCAATTGCAATTCGTCATCTTATTCAAGCAAAGCAAATGCGCCATGTAGTTCCAACTGAAGAAGTGTCTATCCGTATTCACAATCATGATTTACCATTCATCATTAGTTCGATGTCCTTTGGTTCTCAAAATGAAATTGCTTTCCGTGCTTATGCAGAAGCTGCAGATCGACTGAATATGATTAGTTTGAATGGTGAAGGTGGAGAGATTAAAGATATGATTGGCAAATACCCACATACACGAGGACAACAAATTGCCTCGGGTCGATTCGGAGTAAATGCCGAGCTACTAAATTCATCAAATTTAATTGAAATAAAAATCGGTCAAGGTGCAAAACCTGGCGAAGGTGGACATTTACCTGGCTCAAAAGTAACTGCAAAAATCGCTGAAGCACGTAACGCAACAATTGGTTCTGATCTAATCTCACCTTCTAATAACCATGATATTTATTCAATTGAAGACTTAGCACAAATGATTACTGAAATTAAAACGGCTAATCACCTTGCAAAAGTGGCCGTAAAAGTCCCTGTTGTCCCTAACATTGGGACAATTGCTGTCGGTATCGCTAAAGCTGGTGCTGATTTTATTAACATTAGCGGATTTGATGGTGGAACAGGAGCTGCACGTATTCACGCACTGCAACATGTAGGTCTTCCCGTAGAAATTGGAGTGAAAGCCGCTCACAATGCTCTCATAGAAGCAAACATGAGACATAAAGTGGAAATTTGGGCTGATGGTGGTATTCGTAGTGTGAATGATGCATTTAAAATAATGCTCCTCGGAGCAAATCGAATTGGGTTTGGTACACTATCGATGATTGCGATTGGCTGTACAACTTGTCGTGGTTGTCATTTAGATACATGTCATGTTGGAATCGCAACACAGATTGAATCAGAAGCTCAAGCAAAAGAGCACGGTCTTCGCCGCTTCGTTCCACGCCAATTTGAAAATGCAGTTTCAGGATTATTAAATTTATTCACTACATTCGGCGCAGAATTAAAACGTTTAACAGGTCAACTCGGTTATACAAATTTACAAGAAATCGTTGGACGCTCAGATTTACTAGAACAAACTCACGGTAAAGAGCTATTAGACTTACACAATTTATTACAAACTTTAGAAGGCTCACCCGTTACTATAACGGAATCTACAGAGCAGCAGCAATACAAAACAACTGACTCCTTCCACTCAAAAGAATTAGTCGGTGTCGGTGTAGAGCAAAGAGTGATGGGTGGCCTAGAATCATGTTATCGCGTCCGTAGTAAATTATATGAAAACAATCACCTTGAACCACTTACATTAAAGTATACAAACGGATCCGTCCCTGGAAATGGTTTGGGAGCTTACAATAGTGAAAATTTATTTATCCACGTAAATGGCGGTGCTCAAGATGGAATTGGAAAAACTTCATTTGGCGGCGGTATTTATATAACAAAAGCAAAAGGAAAAGATGGAACATACTATAACGGTTCTGTCGGAAAAGGATTTGGATACGGTGCTCAAAAAGGAGCATTATATGTACAGGGTAATGCTGATGCTCGCGCTGGTATCCGCCTCTCCGGAGCGGATATGATCATCGGAGGTAGACTTACAAAACCTCTCCGAGAAACGGAACACGGGAACATAGGATCATACTCTAATATAAAAGGATTCGCTTTTGAGTATATGACAAATGGCCGCGCTCTAGTTTTAGGTGATCCTGGCCCATGGATTTGCGCTGGTATGACTGGCGGTGTTGTTTATTTGCGCCATGATCCAAACTTAGGCTTAACAGAACAGGCTTTAAAAAGAAGACTTGCTAAAGGAGCAAATGTAACATTACAACCAATTAGTAAAAATGGAATGTTAGATGTTACAGAATTGTTATTAGACTATATTCGCGTATTGAATGAGCACGAACAATACGAAGAAGTCGCTTTATTAACACCTTTATTAGACAATATTCAGCTCCACTTTTTTGAAATCATTCCGAAAAAAGAACAGGCGGATCCATCTATTTCAACCGAATAA
- a CDS encoding ABC transporter ATP-binding protein yields the protein MKSVIEVQGLRKEFTAYSSRPGLKGAFRDLLNRNYKIVPAVNDVSFTVKQGEMVGYIGENGAGKSTTIKMLTGILTPTSGQILVNGMDPHKQREEFVRTIGVVFGQRSQLWWDIAVQESFRLLKKVYGVSDAEYKEHMEHVIETLDIGPLLDKPVRKLSLGQRMRCELAAALIHNPPLLFLDEPTIGLDVLVKLKIREFLKEMNERYKTTILLTTHDITDIEALCERVIMLDEGNIMYDGSLDNLRSQWGAEKEIHFQFVSPVSYQALSMVMPDNHVVWSKAKEEHTWIAKIPNEEVIISMLISKVVQAFQIKDLKINEVSTEEIIRNIYEEGIMHG from the coding sequence ATGAAATCGGTAATTGAGGTACAAGGATTACGTAAAGAATTTACAGCCTATTCAAGTCGTCCGGGATTAAAGGGTGCATTTCGCGATTTATTAAATCGTAATTATAAAATAGTACCAGCAGTAAATGATGTTTCGTTTACTGTAAAGCAAGGTGAAATGGTTGGTTATATTGGCGAAAATGGAGCTGGTAAATCAACAACAATTAAAATGCTGACAGGGATTTTGACGCCTACGTCTGGGCAAATTCTTGTCAATGGAATGGATCCACATAAGCAGAGAGAAGAATTTGTAAGAACAATTGGTGTTGTGTTTGGTCAACGCTCTCAGCTTTGGTGGGATATTGCAGTGCAAGAGTCATTCCGTTTATTAAAGAAAGTGTACGGTGTATCAGACGCGGAGTATAAGGAGCATATGGAGCACGTCATTGAAACGTTAGATATCGGGCCTTTGTTAGATAAGCCAGTACGAAAGCTATCTCTTGGTCAAAGGATGCGTTGTGAACTAGCAGCGGCGTTAATTCATAATCCACCATTATTATTTTTAGATGAGCCAACTATTGGATTAGATGTTCTTGTGAAATTGAAAATACGAGAATTTTTAAAAGAAATGAATGAACGTTACAAGACGACAATTTTATTAACAACGCATGATATCACTGATATTGAAGCGTTATGTGAGCGTGTCATTATGCTTGATGAAGGAAATATTATGTATGATGGGTCCCTAGATAATCTTCGTTCTCAGTGGGGAGCGGAGAAGGAAATACATTTTCAATTCGTTTCGCCTGTTTCATATCAGGCACTATCAATGGTTATGCCAGATAACCATGTCGTTTGGTCAAAGGCGAAAGAAGAGCATACATGGATTGCGAAAATACCGAATGAAGAAGTTATCATTTCTATGCTTATTTCAAAAGTAGTACAAGCTTTTCAAATTAAAGATTTAAAAATTAATGAAGTGTCTACAGAAGAAATTATTCGTAACATTTATGAAGAAGGTATTATGCATGGGTAA
- the hemL gene encoding glutamate-1-semialdehyde-2,1-aminomutase, with translation MKFTKSEALHKEALEHIVGGVNSPSRSFKGVGGGSPVAMERGKGAYFWDVDGNKYIDYLAAYGPIITGHAHPHVTEAIKTAAENGVLYGTPTALEVKFAKMLKEAMPALDKVRFVNSGTESVMTTIRVARAYTGRTKIMKFAGCYHGHSDLVLVAAGSGPSTLGTPDSAGVPQSIAQEVITVPFNNVETLKEALDKWGHEVAAILVEPIVGNFGIVEPKPGFLEKVNELVHEAGALVIYDEVITAFRFMYGGAQDLLGVTPDLTALGKVIGGGLPIGAYGGKQEIMEQVAPLGPAYQAGTMAGNPASMAAGIACLEVLRQEGVYEKLDELGAMLEKGILEQAAEHNIDITVNRLKGALTVYFTTNTIEDYDAAQNTDGEMFGKFFKLMLQEGINLAPSKYEAWFLTTEHTKEDVEYTIEAVGRAFAALANSK, from the coding sequence GTGAAATTCACAAAATCAGAAGCATTACATAAAGAAGCATTAGAGCATATCGTTGGTGGTGTTAATAGCCCTTCTCGTTCTTTCAAAGGAGTTGGTGGCGGTTCTCCTGTTGCAATGGAGCGTGGAAAAGGTGCTTATTTTTGGGATGTAGATGGCAATAAATATATCGATTATTTAGCAGCATACGGCCCGATTATTACAGGTCATGCTCATCCACATGTAACAGAAGCTATTAAAACTGCTGCTGAAAATGGGGTACTATACGGAACTCCAACAGCTCTAGAAGTAAAATTTGCAAAAATGTTAAAAGAAGCAATGCCTGCTTTAGATAAAGTTCGTTTCGTAAACTCTGGTACAGAATCCGTTATGACAACAATCCGTGTAGCTCGTGCTTACACTGGCCGCACAAAAATTATGAAATTCGCTGGTTGCTACCACGGTCATTCAGATTTAGTACTTGTAGCAGCTGGTTCTGGTCCTTCTACTCTTGGAACTCCTGATTCCGCTGGAGTTCCACAAAGTATCGCACAAGAAGTTATTACCGTTCCATTTAATAATGTAGAAACATTAAAAGAAGCGTTAGACAAATGGGGACACGAGGTAGCAGCTATCCTGGTAGAACCAATCGTTGGAAACTTCGGTATTGTAGAACCTAAACCTGGATTCCTTGAAAAAGTAAATGAGCTTGTCCATGAAGCTGGTGCACTAGTAATTTACGATGAAGTTATTACTGCTTTCCGCTTTATGTACGGTGGTGCTCAAGACTTACTTGGCGTAACACCAGACTTAACAGCACTTGGTAAAGTTATCGGCGGCGGACTTCCAATCGGTGCTTACGGTGGTAAACAAGAAATCATGGAGCAAGTTGCACCGCTTGGACCTGCATATCAAGCTGGTACAATGGCAGGAAATCCAGCTTCTATGGCAGCTGGTATTGCGTGCTTAGAAGTACTTCGACAAGAAGGCGTATACGAGAAATTAGATGAGCTGGGGGCAATGCTTGAAAAAGGTATTTTAGAACAAGCTGCCGAGCATAACATCGACATTACAGTAAACCGTCTAAAAGGTGCATTAACTGTATACTTTACAACAAATACAATTGAAGATTATGATGCAGCTCAAAATACAGATGGTGAAATGTTCGGTAAGTTCTTCAAACTTATGCTCCAAGAAGGTATTAATTTAGCACCATCTAAATACGAAGCGTGGTTCTTAACGACAGAACATACAAAAGAAGATGTTGAATATACAATTGAGGCTGTTGGTAGAGCATTTGCTGCTTTAGCAAACTCCAAATAA